The sequence below is a genomic window from Terriglobales bacterium.
CAATGGCGAGGTGGAGCGCATTCGCACCCTGCGCGATCGCTTGGAGCGCGTCATCGTCGAGACCATCGATGCGGTCGGCGTGAACAGCGCTCGGGCAACGCGCGTGCCCAATACCAGCAGCATCTACTTCGATTTCATCGAGGGCGAGGCGCTGGTCATTGCCCTGGACCTGAAGGGGGTTGCGGTTTCCACCGGCGCCGCCTGCTCCTCCGGTGCGATCGAACCATCGCACGTGCTCACCGCCATGGGTCTGTCGCCCGACCGCGCCCGCGCCAGCCTGCGTTTCTCCATCGGCAAGCAGAACACCGGCGAAGACGTGGACCTGCTGCTCTCCGTGCTGCCGGAAACCGTTGCGCGGCTGCGAGAGCTATCGCCGGTTTACAATAAAGCTTAGCCGCAGATTTGCGCAGATGAACGCAGATCCATGCTGGTCTGCGTTGGTCTGCGGCCATGGTTTCTGGAACGATCGCCTTGAGCCTTGCGCCTATTGCCGTAGCCATGTCGGGCGGTGTGGATTCCTCCACCGTCGCGGCCATGCTGCGCGCCGAGGGCCGGCAGGTGATCGGGCTGACCATGCAGCTGTGGAACCAGCGCCGGCTGGCAGGTCACAACGGCATGCCCGAAACTGTCACCGGGCGTTGCTGCTCGCTCGATGACGTGTACGACGCTCGCCGCGTCGCCGAGACGCTGGGCATCCCTTACTACGTGGTGAACCAGGAGCGCCGCTTCGAGGACGAGGTCGTGCGCCCGTTCGTCGGCGAGTACCTGTCCGGACGCACGCCGATTCCGTGCAGCCTGTGCAACAACCACCTCAAGTTCGACCAGTTGCTGATTACGGCGCGCCAGATCGGCGCCGAGCAGCTTGCGACAGGGCACTACGCGCGCGTGGAGTTTGACGTCGCGCGGGATCGTTGGCTGTTGCGCCGGCCTGCCGACTTGAGCAAGGACCAGACTTATTTCCTGTTTGGCCTGACGCAGGAGCAGCTTTCGCGCACGCTGTTTCCGCTGGGGAATTTCCGCAAGCCGGAAGTGCGGGAACTGGCGCGGCAGCACGGATTGGCATTGGCCGAGAAGCCGGATTCGCAGGAGATATGCTTTGTCCCCGGCGGCGACTACAAGCAGTTCATCGATGCCTATCTCGCGGAACAGGGTGAGTCGCTGCCCGACACCTCCGGTGAACTGGTCACAACCAGCGGTGAGGTGATCGGCGCGCACCCCGGCATTCATAACTTTACCGTCGGCCAGCGCAAGGGCCTGGGCGTTGCCACCGGCTCGCCCCTCTACGTGCTGGGCATCAATGGCGGCAATCGCCAGGTGGTAGTGGGCAGCGGGGAAGAGCTGTGCTCCAAGGCATTGCGCGCGCGACGGCTGAACTGGATTGCGGTGCGCGAGCTTGAGGAAACGATGAGAGTCGCGGTGAAGATCCGCCATCGCCACGAGCCGGCTCCTGCCGTGCTCGAGAGGATCGGAGACGATGAAGTGCTGGCCACCTTCGATGAGCCGCAGCGCGCCATTACTCCCGGTCAGGCGGCAGTGTTCTACGACGGCGACCTGGTGGTCGGCGGCGGCTGGATCACATAGTCAACGCCCACTCAAGCCAAAAGAGTGGTGCGCCGGAAAAATTCACCTCGCTACGGTCTCTTGCTGACGCTCAACTGCAGTGTTCCCTCGATGTCGGCGATGCGATCGGTGGTGACGTCGAACAGAAGCTCTCTTCCGGTCAGCGCATTGCGCATGTACATCTTCGAAATCGTGTAGGTGTTCATGCCATTGCTATGGATGCGAACAATGTAATCCACCCTGGTGAGGACCAGCGGGCGCTTCTTCCACGACACGATGTAAGGACGGCCAGCATCGGTCTCGGCAACCATGTCCTCTGACTTCGGAAAACCGTGCGACAGCATAATGGTGCTCAGCCGCAGGCGGGTGCCGTCGTCCAGAGTGTAATCGCCGGTGATGCGGCGGCCGACCGCTTCCATCTGTATGCCGGAAGAGCACAGGTCGCCGAATAATTTCGTGCGCCAGAATTTTCGATCAAGGGCGACGCCTTGCGCTTGCGCGGTCGCCTCCACCGCTGCCGACCATTCATCGCTCTGGCAGGTTTCGGCTGCGCTCGCCGGCGATCCGCTGTCGCCGGGCTGATCGGTGGTCGTCTTCTCATTGGGCTTTTCGTTCGCTTCACCGACAATGTTGATGCCGCCCTTGATGTTCTCAACATCTTCGTTGGTCCAGACACGATGCGCTTTCCGGGGCGTGGTGTCTTCCTGGGCAGGGGACGCGGAATCGCTGTTCGGGGCGGGTTCGCTCGACTGCGCGTGAGCAGCCTGACCCAGTGCAGCCAACATCGTCACACCCAAGACCCATCCGATGCCGCGCTTCATGGTTGCCTCGCTGAGGTTTTGGCCGCAGGATACTATGGTTTCGAAAAGGCGCAAGTTCCGATCGTAATCACCCATGTCCGACGATTCGTTTTTCCGCCGCATCGCCGACCAAGCCCTGGACGAGGAAACCGCCCGCCAGGTCGAGGGGCAAAGACGCGCGCTCGAGCAGAATCCGGAGTGGGCGGAAGGTTACTACCAACTGGCGCAGCTTCTGCGCGTCCAGCACCGGCGCGAGGAAGCCAAGCGCCACCTGCTGACGGCGCTGGAGAAGAAGCCAACCCTTGCGGACGCCCATGTCGCGCTGGGGGAGATTTATATTGCGGAAGGCGATTTCGATCGCGCCCGCGTGCATGCCGAGTTCGCCGCTGCCTGCGGCAATTCCCGCCTGCTGGAGCAAATGCAGCGCAACCAGGCGCTCTAATCCCATCCCGGTACTCTCTTTTCCCGGGGTTGATTGCGTTCCGCCCTGCCCACGCGCCTGCGATGTATACTTTTTGGTTTGCTGGAATGTTTTGAGCTTCATAGCTGGTTTGCGCCAGCAGAGGAGAGATCCACGATGGCTACCGCCGCGACATCCACCGCGCTCAATTACGCTCGCGAAAATCAGAAGCGGTTCCTGGAAGAGTTGAAGAACCTGCTGCGAATCCCCAGCATCAGCACCCTGGAAGAGCACAACAAAGACACCGAAAAAGCTGCCCAGGTCTGCGCCGACGACCTGAAGCGGATTGGCTTCGAGCACGTGGAAATCATTCCCACGGCAACCAAGGAGCGACCCAACGCGCACCCGCTGGTTTATGCCGACTGGCTTCATGCAGCCGGCAAGCCGACGGTCCTTTGTTACGCCCATTACGACGTGCAGCCTGCCGAGCCGCTTGACGAGTGGAAGACGCCGCCGTTTGAACCGACCGAGCGCAATAACAACATCTACGCCCGCGGCGCGGTGGACGACAAAGGCCAGCTCTGGATGCAATTGAAGGCCTTCGAGTCGCTGATGAAGCCCGAGGGCAAGCTGCCGATCAACGTTCGCGTCATCCTGGAAGGCGAAGAAGAGGTGGGCGGGGAATCGATCGCTGACTACGTTCGCCTGCACAAGGACAAGCTGAAGGCGGACTTCGCGCTAGTCACCGACACCGAGTTGTTCGCGCCCGACCTGCCTACGCTGTGCGTGGGTCTTCGCGGCCTGGTGTACACCGAGATTGAGGCGCAGGGGGCCATGACCGACCTGCATTCCGGCATTTATGGCGGCGCCGCGCCCAATCCGCTGTTTGCGCTGGTCGAGATCATCAGCAAGCTGAAGGATGCCAATGGCAGGATCCTGATTCCCGGTTTCTACGACAAAGTCAAAGAGCCCACCAAGGCCGAGTTGGAAGCCTGGAAGCGCCTGCCGTTCAATGAAGAGGAGTACCGCAAGAAAGAGGTCGGCTCCAACGTGCTCACCGGCGAACCCGGCTATTCGGTGCTGTATCGCACCTGGGCGCGTCCGACGCTGGAGGTGCATGGCATGCCCGGCGGCTTCGTCGGACAAGGCGCGAAGACGGTGATACCGGCGCGCGCTTCAGCCAAGGTATCCATGCGCCTGGTGCCGGACCAGGAACCCGAGGACATTCTCAAGAAGTACACCAGCTACGTGAAGAGTCTCGCGCCGAAGGGCGTCAACATCAACATCAAGGTCCACAGCAAGGGTCCGGCGTGCGTGGTCTCCACCGACAACAAGTACATCAAGGCTGCGACCGACGCACTGCACGAAATTTTCAGCAAGGACACGGTTTACATCCGTTCGGGAGGATCGATTCCGATTGTCTCCGATTTCGAGAACGAGCTGAAAATTCCGAGCGTGATGATGGGCATGGGCCTGCCCGACGACAACCTGCACGCCCCCAATGAGAAGTTCCACATCCCGAACTTCTACCGGGGGATCGAGTCCATCATCCGCTTCTTCCAAATCCTGGGACAGTAAAGCATTCGGACTGGTCGGGGGCGCTCTGCCGCCCCCGGTTTTTTGCGTCCAGTATCCGAAAAGCAATTGCTTCGTTGCACCGATTGCGCTACAGTTCCATTTGCTCCGGGCAGTCTCCCGCCTCCTTCCTTCTTCCAAACCAGTGGACTGTTCGTGATGCGTCGCCTGCTGTGTGCAACACGGGTGCGATATGCTGGGTTCTTCCACAGGGTGCCCCAATATATAGCGTTTTCTATCTTGACGCCGCCCCCCTGCAACGGTACATTGGCTTCAAATCCGTGCTACCCGGCCTTACCGGGAAGAGAACTTGGAGCGGCGTCTCTTCCAGCCAGAACGCGCCGCGTCGCCTGCAACCGCGGGCTGAACGCAACGTTGTGGGACCAGCCAATGGAGCGTCCCGGCCAGCTTGATTTTTGCTTGTTGGCGCGACTACACGCCGGCCTAGCAGTTGAAGGAGTTGACGTTGCTTAAACTCAAGAAGCTCCACATCCTCGGGTTCAAATCGTTTTGCGACCGCACCGAACTGAAGTTTCACGGCGACGGCATTGCCGCCATCGTCGGCCCCAACGGTTGCGGCAAATCCAACATCGGCGACGCCATTGCATGGGTGCTCGGCGAGCAGTCCGCGCGCACCCTGCGCGGCACCCGCATGGAGGATGTCATCTTCGCCGGCACGCGCGATCGCAAGCCGACCGGCATGGCTGAGGTGTCGCTAACGCTGATCGATCCCGACGTTTACGACGGTCCCGATGCCCAGGCCGCGCCTGAGATCGAGATCCACGATGAAATGTCGGAAGCGGATTGGGATGAAGCTGCGTTGCGCGAAAAAGCCGCCGCGGAAACTGAAGAGTATTTGAGCGAAGTGCAGCCGGGGCCGGGGGAAGCGGTTGACGGTCTGCGGTCTGCGGTCGAGGTGGAAAACGGGTCCGAGGCCCACGCCAAACAAGAATTTGCGACTGCTCACGAGTCGGGGGGCCGCGCCTCAGACGATAACGGCGTCACTGATGGTTCCGGGCTCTCTACCACGCAGGAAGGCGAACCGTCGGCCGCCGGCCATCGACCGTCGACAGTGGTGCTGAAAATTCGCCGGCGCAAGTTCAAAGCCAGCTTTCGAGCCGGGGAAGTCGTGGTCACGCGCCGCCTGTTTCGCTCCGGTGACAGCGAATACCTGCTGAACGGCAAGCTGTGCCGTCTCCGGGATATCCAGGACATTTTTATGGGAACAGGGCTGGGTCCGGAGTCCTACGCGATTATTGAGCAGGGAAGGATCGGTCAGATCCTGTCCAGCAAGCCGACCGACCGCCGCGCCATCATCGAAGAAGCCGCGGGAATCACCAAGTACAAGACCCGCAAGCGCCTGGCAGAAGCGCGCTTGGAAGAAGCCAAGCAGAACCTGTCGCGGGTCAACGATATTTTCGAGGAAGTCACGCGGCAGATGAACTCGCTCAAGCGCCAGGCTGCCAAGGCGGAACGCTACGCCCGGGTGCGCGATGAAATGCGCGGCAAGCTGCGCCTGGTGCTGGCCGGCAAGTTCGCCCAACTGCGTCGCGAGACAGAAGAGCTGGACACAACTCTAAGCCAGCTGGCCGAAGAGCTGCGCGCGAAAACGCAAATTGTCGGCGAGTTGGAACTCGAGCAGGCGGAAAGCACGCAGCGCGGCTACTCCATCGAGACCGATGTTCGCAACAATCACGAGCGCATTTCGGCCCTGACGCGCGAGATCGACCGCGCCTTTTCCCGCCAACGCACCAACGAAGAGCGCTGCGCGGAGCTGACGCGCCGCGCCGAATCGGCGGCCGCGGAGCTGACGCAGACGCGGACCCGCCTGGTCGGCATCGAGGCGGAACGGGAATCCTACCGGCGGAGCCTGGAATCGGCGGAAAGCGAGCTGGAAGCGGCACAGATGCAGGCTGCCGGCGCGCAGCAGGAAGCGGCAACCGCCGCGACGGCCCTGTCGGAGGTCGAGCGCCAGCAGGAGTTCCGGCGCGCCGCCATCATGGAGGCGGTCGCGGCCAGTTCCTCCGTCCGCGATCAGGTCACGCGGGCGCAGGAGAAAATCACCGGGCTGGAACGTGAGCTGCGCCGCCTGAACAATGAAATCGAATCCGGACGGCTCCAGATCGACACCTTCGGGGACCAGCGCGGGCAGATCGCTTTCGAGTTTGAGAGCGCCTCCGGGCGCGTCAAGTCGCTGGCGGAAGACATCGAGCAGACGCGCGCCGCGATCACCGAAAAACGCGCGGCGGAAACGGAATCCAAGCGCCACCTTGACACGCTGCGCGCCGAGTACGCCACGGCGCTGGGCAAGAAAGGATCGCTGGAGGCGGTGATCGCCGAGCACGGCTATTCGACCGAGTCGGTGCGCCGCCTGTTCCAGTCCGGCGCGCTGAACCACGGCTTCGCGCCCGCCGGAGTGCTCGCCGACTTCCTGGAGGTGGAAGACCGTTTTGAGCATGTCGTGGAAGACTACCTGCGCGACGAGCTGAATTACATCGTGGTGAAATCGTGGGACGCAGCCGATGAAGGCATGCGGCTTCTGCGCACCGATGTGGACGGGCGCGCGACCTTCCTGGTCCATCCCAGCGACTCGCAGGCACGCTTCTCGTTTGTGCTCGACGAAGCCGCGCACCAGGCGCCGCATCACGCGCAGCAGGTTCGTCCGCTGAAGCAGACCATTCGCGTGCTCAACGGCTTCGGCAAGTCCCTGGAAGTGATCTTGCCGAAGCTGCGCGACGGTTACATCGTTCCCGACCCGGGTGTGGCGCGCGAGCTGGCGCTGGAAAATCCGGATGCGTTCTTCCTCTCCGAATCGGGCGAGTGCTTCCACAACGTCACCGTCACCGGAGGCAAGCAGCGCAGCGAAGGCCCGCTCTCCATGAAGCGCGAGCTGCGCGATGTGATGCGCGTGCTCTCCGACGTGGAACGGGCGCTTGGGGAGGAAGAGCGCCGTGCCGCGGCGCTGGCGCGCGAAATCGCGGACCTCACATCGCTGCTGGAGCGCCTGGAAGCGGAGAGGCGCGAGGCCGACACGGCCGCCCTCACCACCGGGCACACTCTTCGCCAGCTGGAAGGAGAAGTCGCGCGCATTGCGGAGCGGGTGGAGCTGGCCGAACGCGAAGCGTTGCACATCTCCACCGAACGGGCTGCCAACGCGGCGCTGGTAGCCGAGAAGCAGGTCGAGCTTGCGGACTGCGACGGCCGCCGCGGGTTGCTGGAGTCGGAAGCGGCTGCCGCGCAAGAGAGCCTTGCCGGACTGCGCGCCGCACGCGACGCGGCGGCGCAACTGGCGTCGGAGATGAAGGCCCAGGCGGCGGCCGTAGAAGAACGGCGCCGCGCTGCCTCGGCGGCGGTAGCGCGCGTGGAAACCATGGTGGCCGACATTGCGTCGCGCGTGGAGGCCTTGGAGTCGCAGCAGCAAATGGCCGCCGCGGAACAGGCGCAACGGGAGATCGAAAACCTTCAGATCGCGGAGCAGCTGGTGGCGCTCACCGCCGACAAAGAGCAGGCGGAGGTGCACGAAACCGAACTGCAGGCCGAATCCGAGCAGGTCCGCGGACGGCTGGTCGAGATTGAGCACCAACTGCGCGCCGCGAGGCAGGAGATGGATACGGTACGAGACCGCCGCGGCGAACTTTCCGCGCAAGTCGCCAAGTTGCAATCCGATCAGCAGCACATGAGCGAGACTGCGATGAACGAGCTGGGCGTCACCGCCGACACCCTGCTCGGTGACGGGACGATTGCGCAGCTCGTCGGGGAACAACTGGACCTGGAAGAGTCTGCCTACCGCGAGTTGCGCACGAAGCTGGACAACATGGGCCCGGTCAACATGATGGCGCTGGAGGAGTACCAGGAAGCGGCGCAGCGGCATTTATTCCTGGAAACGCAACGCAAAGATTTGATGGACTCCATCGAAAACACGCAGAACGCAATCCGCGAGATCGACACCATTTCGCGGCAGAAATTCCAGGAAGCCTTTGCCGCGATCAATGTAAATTTCCAGGCGGCCTTCCGTAAACTGTTCGGAGGCGGCAACGGGTTCATGCGGTTGACGGACGAGGAGAACGCAGCCGATAGCGGTATCGACGTAGTGGCCTCGCCTCCGGGAAAGAAGCTGCAGAATGTCCTGCTGCTATCCGGTGGAGAGAAGGCGCTCACCGCGCTCGCGCTCCTGGTCGGCATCTTCCAGTATCAGCCCAGCCCGTTCTGCATTTTGGACGAAGTGGACGCGCCGCTGGACGAGACCAATGTCGGCCGTTTCACCGAATTAGTGCGCGAAATGAGCGACACCACGCAATTCATTCTCATCACCCACAGCAAGAAAACAATGGGCGTGGCTCCGGTGATGTACGGCGTCACCATGCAGGAGCCCGGGGTGTCGAAGCTGGTGTCCGTGCGCTTCCACGAGAACACCCCGGCGGCGGCCAGCGCTTGATGAAGAATTGAAGAACCAGGGATGGGAGATTGACGCGCCGCAAAATCTGTCCGACGCCGAATGCCTGATCGGCCATCGAGTGCAACCATTCAAAGTTTCTGATTTCCACATTCCCCGCTCTTCAAAGCGGCCACGGACGCCGGTTTCGCGTAAACGGCTCGGCTGTCAATATTTTTCTTGGTGCTGTTCCGCGCTCCGCTTGCCATTGTGACAGGCCGTTGACAAAAAAGTTTGGTCGACTAGAATACGCGACGTTCTCTAACAATACTTTTTCTGTCGTGACCCATTCCCCACAAGACGTCCTGTTGCAGACAGACTTCCCGGACCTCGAACTCTATGCGAGCGGGAAAGTGCGCGACCTCTACCGCGTGGACAATGAGCACCTGCTGTTCGTCGCCACCGACCGTATCTCGGCGTTTGACTACGTGCTCGCCACCGGCATTCCCAACAAAGGCCGCGTGCTGACGCAGCTTTCGCTGTTCTGGTTCGACTTCCTGAAAGGCATTGTTCCCAATCACCTGGCCACCGCCGACGTGGACCGCTTCCCGCAGCATGTGCGCAAGTACAGCGGGCAACTGCGCGGACGCTCCATGCTCGTGGTGCATGCCGACATGGTTCCGGTGGAGTGCGTGGTGCGCGGATATGTCTCCGGTTCGGCCTGGAAGGAATACCGGGAAAAAGGTTCGGTGTGCGGCATCACGTTGCCGCATGGCTTGCGCGAATCCGAGAAACTGCCGCAGCCGATTTTTACCCCCGCCACCAAGGCGACCACCGGACACGACGAGAACATATCCTACGCGGAGATGAAGAAAATCGTGGGGCCGGCGCTCAGCGAGCAATTGCGCGACCTCAGCTTGCGCATCTACCAGGCGGCCGCCGACTACGCCGCCGCGCGCGGCATCATCATTGCCGACACAAAATTTGAATTCGGCCGCACCGCTGCCGGTTTGGTGCTCGCCGACGAGGTCCTGACTCCTGATTCTTCGCGATTCTGGCCCGCAGACAGGTATGTGCCGGGACGCGGCCAGGAGTCGTTCGACAAGCAGTACGTCCGTGATTACCTGGAGAAGATCCATTGGGACAAGAGGCCGCCGGCGCCATCGCTTCCGCCGGAGGTGGCCGACAATACCAGCGTGAAGTACATGGAAGCGTATCGCCGCCTGACCGGCAGGGAACTGCAGGTACAGGCGGCATGAGGAACAGTTGGCGAGAATGGCCGCATGACCGGCATTGACTGGCTGATCGTGGCCGTCATTTTGTTGTCGGCGCTGGTCGCGGCTTCCCAGGGATTGGCGTACGAAGTTTTTTCCCTGGGCGGAGTGGTGGCAGGGTATCTGCTTGCGGCTTGGGGATACGGACAGGTGGCCCCCTGGTACTCGCCGTACGTGAAGACGCCGTGGGTGGCGGATCTCTGCGGGTTTGTTACGATTTTTTTTGTGGTCGTTCTGCTGGCGGGAGCGATTGGGCGCATCGCGCGGTTCGGAATGAAAGAAGTCGGACTGCGCTGGTTCGATCGCTTGCTGGGCATGATGTTCGGGCTGGTGAGAGGGGTCTTGGTAGTGATGATTTCACTGCTCGCGGTGGCTTCGTTCTCGCCGGATTCCACGCTGCTGGCCCGCTCGCGCACCGCGCCTTATCTGCTGGTGCTGGCGCGGGCGGCGATTTGGGTGGCCCCATCGCAGGTACGGCAGCAATTTCGAGCGGGCATGAAAGCCATTGGCAACATCCGCGAGGGCGCGCCTGCAAATCGAAATGCTGCTCCCGGACCGGGCTTGGGCCCGGGTAAATAGCAACGTTCGGACGGTTATAAAAGGAGAGGTCCCGTGAAAGACCAACTGGAAGCCCTGGTCCTACAGATGTTCAAAAGCGGCATTCTCTATTCGGAAGCGGTGCGGGAATTCAAGAAGCGATTCATTCTGGCCGTGCTCCAGGAAAACCAGGGAAACCAGTGCAAAGCCGCCCGCCAGTTGGGCATGCACCGCAACACGCTCAGCCGCACCATCACCGAACTGAAGGTCGATGTCCGCAGCCTGCGCGACGGCGCTCGACGTCCTCCCCGCAGCGCGCGTCCTCTTGCTTTGGAGAAAAAGGCGGCGCGGTAGCCGTCATCGACAAAAAGAAGGGCCCAGCTTCCGCCGAGCCTTTCTGGTTTCTGTTGCTCCCGATATGCGTTTCTAGGTTCCCGGCTTTCTCCGCGCCGGAGGCTTGCGCGCCGGAGGCTTGGCAGCCTTGGGAGGCGGCCCGACGAATGCCCCGCTGGTCATGTGAATCATGAACGGGTTCGGGTCGTAGGTAGCCGGCGTGCCTTGCACTTTCGCCATGGCGCCTTCTTTCGGCACCAGCGAAGCCGCGATGGGGGATTCAAACGTCAACTCGACGTCCGCCTTGTTGTTCTGGATATCGTCAACCGTCGCGGCCAGCTGCAGCGAATTCTTGGTGGTGCTGATCACCTTGCCTTCGAACGCGATCGGCTTGCCCTTGATTGCGCTCCATACCTTGTCGGCAGCCTGCTGGTTTCCAGAAGTCAGGATGAGCTGGAATTCGTCAAACGACATCTGGTCCACCGGCTTGGTGTTGGCCAGGGTTGCCGCCTGCTCCGCGGGAGTGGGCGCCGTCTTGATGGCAAATCCGGCCGGCGGATCCTGGGTGGTCTTGGTTTGCGCCAGCAGCTGGTCCCAGCCATCATCGCCGCCGTGATAAACGGTGTACGCGCGCTTGCCGTAGGCCGTGATCTGCGCTGCTGCCGGAGTGCCAGCAGCGAGGTTGGCGGCGCGCGCGATATACCACAAGCCGCGCACGTCCTGCGGCTTCTGCTGCAAATACGCCAGCGCCAGAGGGTAAACATTGCGCAGATCGTTGGGCTGGGCCTGAGCCGCGATGGTCAGATACTTTTCTGCGTTCGCGTAGTCCTTCTGCTGCAGCGCCGCCATGCCGGCCGCTCCGGCGAAGATTACCGCCGTCTGCGTCTTTAATTTTTCCCAGTCTGCCGGCGAAAGTTCAGCCGGCTTGGGAGCAGTTTGCACTATCTGCAAGCCTTTTTGGGCGACCTGCGCTGCCTGCTGCAACGACTGCGCGGCATTAGCTCCGCCGGATTCGGCTTGTTGGCGATAGAGGTAGGTCAGCAGCGCCAGCGCTCGCAGGTTATTGGGATCGGCCTGGAGCAACCGGTTCGCGGCGTCGGTTACTTTTTGCGAATTGCCCAGTTGCTGGTAGGTGGCCATCAGCAATTCAAGCGCGCTTACCTTCACCACGCTATTGGGGTACTGCTGCAGGAAGGTTTCCAGCGCCTGCGCCTTGGTGGTGGGATCGGACTGGTTGAGCGCGGTAACGTAGGCGTTGTATTCAGCCGGGTCCTTGATGGTGGGTCCAGTGGGCGCGGCCTGTCCGGCCTGCGCGGTTTGTCCGCCCTGTGCCGACTGGGCCTGCGGGTCGGCGCTCGTCTGCGCCATGGCTACGGCGCCAAGCACCAGCACAAATAGGATGAGCGACTTCTTCATGCGATGGCTCCTTACGTCGATTCCGCGGGAAAATCAGAGACGTCTGTTCACGCACGCCAGGAAGGCGAAGATGATACGCGCCTGTAAACCTGCCGCACGCCCGGACCCGAACGGCAAATTCCTACTACCGCCAGCCATGGTTCTGCTTCTAAAGAGCAGAATGCACAAGGCAAGGGATTATAAGAATGTACCTCGTCCAAGGCAAGTTGCGTTTCGATTAAAGATTTTCCCGCCTGATTTGATGCGGGTTTCCTAGCTGCTGGATGCTTTGCGGCATGCGCCGGCGCTCCTGAAAACGGCCACTGGCGCGGAGAAGAGGCTCGGCATGACGGATCACGGCACCTTACTACTGCGCGACCAAATCGCCGTCGTTACCGGCGGCGGTCGCGGGATAGGGCTTGCAATCTCCATGCGCCTGGCGGAAATGGGCGCCAACACCATCTTGTGCGGCCGGTCGCAGGCGACCCTGGATTCCGCGTCGCAACAGATTCGCTCAGCCGGCGGGCAATGCGAGGCAATGGTTTGCGATGTCGCCGACCTTTCCTCCGTGGAAACCCTTGCGGCGCGCGTTCAGAAGACATTTGGCCGCGCCGACATCCTGGTGAACAACGCCGGCGTCGGCGATTTCAGCCGCCCCCTGCACCAGCTTCCGCCCGGCGACTGGGAGCGAATCCTCAACACCAACTTACGCGGCGTGTTCTACACCATCCGCGCCTTCGCTCCCATGATGATCAGTGCCGGGCAGGGCGATATCATCAACATCTCCTCGATCGCCAGCAAAAACCCTCTGCCAAACGGCGCCGCTTACGCGGCTTCGAAATGGGGCCTGAACGGACTGAGCTATTCGGTGGCGGAAGAGCTACGCCGGTACAACATCCGCGTGTCCGTGGTTTGCCCCGGCAGCACGCAATCCGAGCTCAGTCCGCACGAGGGCAGGGACGCAGGCAAAATGCTGCGTCCGACGGATGTTGCGCACGTCGTTGCCATGATCGTGACACAGGCGCCGCACTCGTATGCCAGCGAGATCGTACTGCGCCCAACGCAGAAACCGTGAGAATGAATGAAGAATGCAGAATGGAGAATGAACAATGAGTCCGCACAGGCACCATTTGCCCGATTCTGCATTCTTATTTTGTCTACATTGGACATGTCCCTTTGCTCCTTGCCGCGTGATTGCCACGGGTGCTAACATCGCCAACTTCAGGAATAGTCTGGAGGTTTTATGTCGGACAATGACGGAAATGGCTTCCTCTGG
It includes:
- the mnmA gene encoding tRNA 2-thiouridine(34) synthase MnmA is translated as MVSGTIALSLAPIAVAMSGGVDSSTVAAMLRAEGRQVIGLTMQLWNQRRLAGHNGMPETVTGRCCSLDDVYDARRVAETLGIPYYVVNQERRFEDEVVRPFVGEYLSGRTPIPCSLCNNHLKFDQLLITARQIGAEQLATGHYARVEFDVARDRWLLRRPADLSKDQTYFLFGLTQEQLSRTLFPLGNFRKPEVRELARQHGLALAEKPDSQEICFVPGGDYKQFIDAYLAEQGESLPDTSGELVTTSGEVIGAHPGIHNFTVGQRKGLGVATGSPLYVLGINGGNRQVVVGSGEELCSKALRARRLNWIAVRELEETMRVAVKIRHRHEPAPAVLERIGDDEVLATFDEPQRAITPGQAAVFYDGDLVVGGGWIT
- a CDS encoding dipeptidase — encoded protein: MATAATSTALNYARENQKRFLEELKNLLRIPSISTLEEHNKDTEKAAQVCADDLKRIGFEHVEIIPTATKERPNAHPLVYADWLHAAGKPTVLCYAHYDVQPAEPLDEWKTPPFEPTERNNNIYARGAVDDKGQLWMQLKAFESLMKPEGKLPINVRVILEGEEEVGGESIADYVRLHKDKLKADFALVTDTELFAPDLPTLCVGLRGLVYTEIEAQGAMTDLHSGIYGGAAPNPLFALVEIISKLKDANGRILIPGFYDKVKEPTKAELEAWKRLPFNEEEYRKKEVGSNVLTGEPGYSVLYRTWARPTLEVHGMPGGFVGQGAKTVIPARASAKVSMRLVPDQEPEDILKKYTSYVKSLAPKGVNINIKVHSKGPACVVSTDNKYIKAATDALHEIFSKDTVYIRSGGSIPIVSDFENELKIPSVMMGMGLPDDNLHAPNEKFHIPNFYRGIESIIRFFQILGQ
- the smc gene encoding chromosome segregation protein SMC, yielding MLKLKKLHILGFKSFCDRTELKFHGDGIAAIVGPNGCGKSNIGDAIAWVLGEQSARTLRGTRMEDVIFAGTRDRKPTGMAEVSLTLIDPDVYDGPDAQAAPEIEIHDEMSEADWDEAALREKAAAETEEYLSEVQPGPGEAVDGLRSAVEVENGSEAHAKQEFATAHESGGRASDDNGVTDGSGLSTTQEGEPSAAGHRPSTVVLKIRRRKFKASFRAGEVVVTRRLFRSGDSEYLLNGKLCRLRDIQDIFMGTGLGPESYAIIEQGRIGQILSSKPTDRRAIIEEAAGITKYKTRKRLAEARLEEAKQNLSRVNDIFEEVTRQMNSLKRQAAKAERYARVRDEMRGKLRLVLAGKFAQLRRETEELDTTLSQLAEELRAKTQIVGELELEQAESTQRGYSIETDVRNNHERISALTREIDRAFSRQRTNEERCAELTRRAESAAAELTQTRTRLVGIEAERESYRRSLESAESELEAAQMQAAGAQQEAATAATALSEVERQQEFRRAAIMEAVAASSSVRDQVTRAQEKITGLERELRRLNNEIESGRLQIDTFGDQRGQIAFEFESASGRVKSLAEDIEQTRAAITEKRAAETESKRHLDTLRAEYATALGKKGSLEAVIAEHGYSTESVRRLFQSGALNHGFAPAGVLADFLEVEDRFEHVVEDYLRDELNYIVVKSWDAADEGMRLLRTDVDGRATFLVHPSDSQARFSFVLDEAAHQAPHHAQQVRPLKQTIRVLNGFGKSLEVILPKLRDGYIVPDPGVARELALENPDAFFLSESGECFHNVTVTGGKQRSEGPLSMKRELRDVMRVLSDVERALGEEERRAAALAREIADLTSLLERLEAERREADTAALTTGHTLRQLEGEVARIAERVELAEREALHISTERAANAALVAEKQVELADCDGRRGLLESEAAAAQESLAGLRAARDAAAQLASEMKAQAAAVEERRRAASAAVARVETMVADIASRVEALESQQQMAAAEQAQREIENLQIAEQLVALTADKEQAEVHETELQAESEQVRGRLVEIEHQLRAARQEMDTVRDRRGELSAQVAKLQSDQQHMSETAMNELGVTADTLLGDGTIAQLVGEQLDLEESAYRELRTKLDNMGPVNMMALEEYQEAAQRHLFLETQRKDLMDSIENTQNAIREIDTISRQKFQEAFAAINVNFQAAFRKLFGGGNGFMRLTDEENAADSGIDVVASPPGKKLQNVLLLSGGEKALTALALLVGIFQYQPSPFCILDEVDAPLDETNVGRFTELVREMSDTTQFILITHSKKTMGVAPVMYGVTMQEPGVSKLVSVRFHENTPAAASA